A single region of the Ascaphus truei isolate aAscTru1 chromosome 6, aAscTru1.hap1, whole genome shotgun sequence genome encodes:
- the RPS9 gene encoding small ribosomal subunit protein uS4 yields the protein MPVARSWVCRKTYVTPRRPFEKSRLDQELKLIGEYGLRNKREVWRVKFTLAKIRKAARELLTLDEKDPKRLFEGNALLRRLVRIGVLDEGKMKLDYILGLKIEDFLERRLQTQVFKLGLAKSIHHARVLIRQRHIRVRKQVVNIPSFIVRLDSQKHIDFSLRSPYGGGRPGRVKRKNAKKGQAGAGAGDDEEED from the exons ATGCCCGTTGCCAGAAGTTGGGTGTGTCGAAAGACCTATGTCACTCCGCGACGTCCATTTGAGAAGTCTCGGTTGGACCAGGAGTTAAAGCTTATTG GTGAATATGGTCTGCGTAACAAGCGTGAAGTGTGGAGAGTGAAATTCACTCTTGCCAAAATCCGCAAGGCTGCCCGAGAGCTACTTACCCTGGATGAGAAGGATCCCAAACGTCTGTTTGAAG GTAATGCCCTGCTTAGGCGATTGGTGCGTATTGGCGTGCTGGATGAGGGGAAGATGAAGCTTGATTACATCCTGGGCTTGAAAATTGAAGATTTCTTGGAACGACGTCTGCAGACCCAGGTCTTCAAGCTGGGTCTGGCAAAGTCCATCCACCATGCCCGTGTGCTGATCAGACAGAGGCACATCCG AGTACGCAAGCAGGTGGTCAACATCCCATCATTTATTGTGCGTCTGGACTCCCAGAAGCATATTGACTTCTCCCTGCGCTCACCATATGGAGGTGGACGTCCTGGCCGTGTCAAGAGAAAGAACGCCAAGAAGGGACAGGCCGGTGCTGGAGccggagatgatgaggaggaagatTAA